One region of Gemmatimonadaceae bacterium genomic DNA includes:
- a CDS encoding CPBP family intramembrane metalloprotease encodes MSKLDNAPPPRPIGAVLAVVTAVCVALALWLFPKAQPTIALKQELTRESAIERARTFATAHALPIANAEVAVRFSQDGEAQTFIELEAGGKDTVNVEVNRRDVALFTWTVRFFRHGDPREVRVTLSPDGHVIGFRNTLAQADTRAALDSAGAYAYADSLRIAWLGLSATAWKPVATSVETVQPSKRLDRTITWERTDRTLGAAPLRLDVVVRGDLAGGARQYVKIPEPFRRRYAERRADNDLYALIASLFVPIFALFGIAALVGARKRGLIRWRPALIVGSVMGLVMALAQLNEIPGSYFQYDTALPPGTFLAQQWLAALVIGIGMCVVSTILLATGELLTREAFPEQFDWWQTARHAGTRPIALRLLGGYTLAAFGLAYVSIFYLTVERGLGWWSPSSLLDDPNQIASPFPWLSAVATSLQAGVLEEVLFRAIPLALIARAVANKSWRMQALTAGVVLTALVFGFAHANYPSFPAYARGVELFAEAVLWAVLYLRVGLVPTVVGHFTYDLTLFGLFAAAGDAPAYRVTLAVVIVVAAIPALLVARKAWRTRGLVTAAPDSARFSAWQPMPMLVTAEMPIATAAPITGPGWIAALAAVAALVAGLWPTAQPAPPRFTATRAQAVATADSVLRTLDAIPTEWTRLVDASSESWPTERRFLAQHDSTKQLASRVSRNWLHGGSWDVRYVHTTGTVAERTESWNVVLGADGRPHTWSHVLADSAPAPTISRDSAERAARAALIAAGASPTALVLLSATETARPARHDVEFDFTDTSILLPANASLRRSATVSGDKVTRLGHLLFLPETWKREDAARSSTRSIMAAGPVLALVLLGIVGLVRFMRRPPHLAAMKWPSRRTMITLVSLVGVSMAVLSANDWPAMMHGWDTASPFNRHQWTSMLTLLGGTLGAAAAWGMWLATDAARRRMGVPVRAVSARDAWLVGAALALGPRLPDVIPALLLPHTPSPVGTVLDQFIPIIGRLTDAISSALFQAPLFVLIAGALLVIKVPVARVAALIVAAGALGLVSASAGALLTSTWLAHAAVHATSMLLMALVFWKFGRSSMEAWFIGALVSGTLSQVGSGLVAASMTDHLSHMLAAACAIVVGVVLTRRPRSATTQTAPARS; translated from the coding sequence TTGAGCAAACTCGACAATGCACCACCCCCGCGCCCCATCGGCGCGGTGCTTGCCGTCGTCACGGCGGTCTGCGTCGCGCTCGCGCTGTGGCTGTTCCCCAAGGCCCAGCCCACCATCGCGCTCAAGCAGGAGCTGACGCGCGAATCGGCCATCGAGCGTGCGCGCACCTTTGCGACCGCACATGCGCTCCCGATTGCCAACGCCGAAGTGGCGGTGCGTTTTTCTCAGGATGGTGAGGCACAGACCTTCATCGAGCTCGAGGCGGGCGGGAAGGACACGGTCAACGTCGAGGTCAATCGCCGCGATGTGGCGCTGTTCACCTGGACGGTACGATTCTTTCGGCACGGCGATCCGCGCGAGGTGCGAGTCACCCTCTCGCCTGACGGGCACGTCATAGGCTTCCGCAACACGCTGGCCCAGGCGGACACGCGCGCGGCACTCGACTCCGCGGGCGCGTACGCCTACGCCGATTCGCTCCGCATCGCCTGGCTCGGTCTCTCCGCCACCGCGTGGAAGCCAGTGGCCACGTCGGTGGAAACGGTACAACCCAGCAAACGTCTCGATCGGACCATCACCTGGGAGCGCACCGATCGTACACTCGGCGCGGCACCGCTTCGCCTTGATGTCGTGGTGCGCGGTGACCTCGCCGGTGGTGCTCGGCAGTATGTGAAGATCCCCGAGCCGTTCCGGCGCCGCTATGCGGAACGACGAGCGGACAACGACCTGTATGCGTTGATCGCGTCGCTGTTCGTCCCGATCTTCGCGCTGTTCGGCATCGCGGCATTGGTTGGTGCTCGCAAGCGTGGACTCATACGTTGGCGTCCGGCGCTCATTGTCGGGAGCGTGATGGGCCTGGTGATGGCATTGGCCCAGTTGAACGAGATCCCCGGCAGCTACTTCCAATACGACACCGCGCTCCCTCCGGGAACGTTTCTCGCCCAGCAATGGCTCGCCGCCCTCGTGATTGGAATCGGCATGTGCGTGGTGAGCACGATCCTGCTGGCCACCGGTGAACTGCTTACGCGCGAGGCCTTCCCGGAACAGTTCGACTGGTGGCAAACCGCGCGACACGCCGGGACGCGTCCAATTGCCTTGCGTCTGCTTGGCGGCTACACACTCGCCGCCTTCGGTCTCGCCTACGTCTCCATCTTTTATCTCACGGTGGAACGTGGCCTGGGTTGGTGGTCCCCGAGTTCGCTGCTCGATGATCCCAACCAGATCGCCTCCCCGTTTCCGTGGCTGTCGGCTGTGGCCACATCCCTGCAAGCCGGCGTACTGGAAGAAGTGTTATTCCGCGCGATTCCGCTCGCATTGATTGCGCGCGCCGTCGCCAACAAGTCGTGGCGCATGCAGGCGCTGACCGCTGGTGTCGTGCTCACCGCGTTGGTGTTTGGATTTGCCCACGCCAACTATCCGTCGTTCCCGGCGTACGCGCGCGGCGTGGAACTGTTCGCCGAAGCAGTGCTTTGGGCTGTGCTGTATCTGCGCGTGGGACTCGTGCCCACCGTCGTCGGACACTTCACCTACGATCTCACGCTGTTCGGACTGTTTGCCGCCGCCGGTGATGCACCCGCCTATCGCGTCACGTTGGCCGTGGTGATCGTGGTGGCCGCGATCCCCGCGCTGCTTGTGGCGCGCAAGGCATGGCGCACGCGCGGCCTGGTGACCGCCGCACCAGACAGCGCGCGCTTCAGCGCGTGGCAGCCAATGCCCATGCTGGTCACGGCGGAAATGCCGATCGCAACGGCCGCGCCCATCACGGGTCCCGGATGGATCGCGGCACTGGCCGCGGTGGCCGCACTTGTTGCCGGACTCTGGCCCACCGCGCAACCCGCGCCGCCGCGTTTCACCGCCACGCGCGCGCAAGCCGTCGCCACCGCCGACTCCGTGCTGCGCACACTTGACGCGATACCAACCGAGTGGACCCGACTCGTGGACGCGTCGTCGGAAAGTTGGCCCACCGAACGACGATTTCTCGCGCAGCATGATTCCACCAAGCAGCTCGCGTCACGCGTGTCGCGCAACTGGCTGCATGGTGGTTCATGGGATGTGCGTTACGTACACACCACCGGCACCGTCGCCGAGCGCACGGAGTCGTGGAACGTGGTGCTGGGCGCAGACGGACGGCCGCATACCTGGAGCCATGTGCTGGCCGACAGCGCGCCTGCGCCAACGATCTCGCGTGACAGCGCGGAACGCGCCGCGCGCGCGGCGCTCATCGCCGCCGGTGCATCACCCACCGCGCTGGTGCTGCTGTCCGCCACTGAAACCGCGCGACCGGCGCGTCACGACGTGGAGTTCGACTTCACCGATACATCCATCCTGCTGCCGGCGAACGCGTCGCTGCGGCGCTCCGCCACCGTAAGCGGTGACAAAGTCACGCGCCTCGGCCATCTCCTGTTCCTGCCAGAAACGTGGAAGCGCGAAGATGCCGCTCGATCATCAACGCGCAGTATCATGGCGGCCGGTCCCGTGCTCGCACTCGTACTGCTGGGCATTGTCGGGTTGGTGCGATTCATGCGCCGCCCGCCACACCTGGCCGCGATGAAATGGCCGTCACGACGGACCATGATCACGCTGGTGTCGCTGGTCGGCGTGAGTATGGCCGTCCTCTCGGCCAACGATTGGCCGGCCATGATGCACGGGTGGGACACCGCATCACCGTTCAATCGGCATCAATGGACCTCGATGCTGACACTGCTTGGGGGCACCCTTGGTGCGGCGGCCGCGTGGGGCATGTGGTTAGCCACCGATGCAGCCCGTCGACGCATGGGTGTGCCAGTACGTGCGGTCAGCGCCCGCGATGCATGGCTGGTGGGTGCTGCGCTCGCACTGGGCCCCCGGCTGCCCGACGTGATTCCCGCGTTGCTCCTCCCGCACACGCCGTCACCGGTCGGCACCGTCCTCGATCAATTCATCCCGATCATCGGTCGCCTCACGGACGCCATTTCCAGCGCCCTGTTTCAGGCGCCGTTGTTCGTGCTGATCGCCGGGGCCCTGCTGGTCATCAAAGTGCCTGTCGCGCGTGTCGCGGCGCTGATCGTGGCCGCAGGTGCGCTCGGCCTGGTGTCGGCGTCGGCGGGAGCCCTTCTGACGAGCACGTGGCTCGCCCACGCCGCCGTCCACGCCACGTCGATGCTGCTCATGGCATTGGTGTTCTGGAAATTCGGGCGCTCGTCAATGGAGGCGTGGTTCATTGGTGCGTTGGTGTCGGGTACGCTCTCGCAGGTGGGCAGCGGTCTGGTCGCGGCAAGCATGACCGACCACCTCTCGCACATGCTCGCCGCTGCCTGTGCCATCGTGGTGGGCGTGGTGCTCACCAGGCGGCCGCGGAGTGCCACCACCCAAACCGCACCGGCGCGGTCGTAA
- the glnA gene encoding type I glutamate--ammonia ligase, whose protein sequence is MGASASDILELAEAQQVRYLRLQFTDILGVIKNVEIPSSQFRKALHGDIMFDGSSIEGFVRVEESDMLLVPDLGTFQIFPWGDPSARVARVICDVTMPDGTPFAGDPRGVLKRQVARAAEQGFVMNAGMEAEFFLFKPAPDGRPATDTHDVGGYFDLAPMDQGEDARRAIVDTLEQMGFEVEAAHHEVAHGQHEIDFRYADALRTADNIATFRFVVKQVARQFDLVASFMPKPVFGQNGSGMHAHQSLFRNGQNAFWDPQRDWELSRTALHYIGGLLKHARAMCAVTNPLVNSYKRLVPGFEAPVNVAWSMRNRSPMIRVPERRGAGTRLELRTPDPSANPYLALTVMLAAGLDGVATEADWREPINTNIWEMSYRERRRLRVDDLPHDLNEACDELERDDVLTAALGEHIAQHFLAAKRAEWSEYNQQVTTWELERYLAKY, encoded by the coding sequence ATCGGCGCGTCCGCGAGCGACATCCTCGAACTCGCGGAGGCGCAGCAGGTCCGGTATCTGCGCCTGCAGTTCACGGACATTCTTGGCGTCATCAAGAATGTCGAGATTCCGTCGTCGCAATTCAGAAAGGCCTTGCACGGCGACATCATGTTCGACGGGTCGAGCATCGAGGGTTTTGTGCGGGTCGAGGAATCGGACATGCTGTTGGTGCCCGATCTGGGCACGTTTCAGATCTTTCCGTGGGGCGATCCATCGGCGCGCGTGGCGCGTGTGATTTGCGATGTGACGATGCCTGACGGGACGCCGTTTGCCGGTGATCCGCGCGGTGTGCTGAAGCGACAGGTGGCGCGAGCGGCCGAGCAGGGATTCGTGATGAACGCCGGCATGGAGGCGGAGTTCTTCCTGTTCAAGCCAGCCCCTGATGGTCGTCCGGCGACGGACACCCACGACGTGGGCGGCTATTTCGATCTCGCGCCCATGGATCAGGGTGAAGACGCCCGCCGCGCGATTGTCGATACGCTGGAGCAGATGGGGTTCGAGGTGGAAGCGGCCCATCATGAAGTGGCGCATGGTCAGCACGAGATTGACTTCCGGTACGCGGATGCGCTGCGCACGGCCGACAACATTGCCACGTTTCGATTCGTTGTGAAGCAGGTGGCCCGGCAGTTCGACTTGGTGGCGTCGTTCATGCCGAAGCCCGTGTTTGGACAAAACGGCAGTGGCATGCACGCGCATCAATCGCTGTTTCGCAACGGCCAGAATGCGTTTTGGGATCCGCAGCGCGACTGGGAATTGTCCAGGACGGCGCTGCACTATATCGGCGGCTTGCTCAAGCACGCCCGCGCCATGTGCGCGGTGACGAATCCGTTGGTGAATTCGTACAAGCGGCTGGTACCGGGTTTCGAGGCGCCGGTGAATGTGGCGTGGAGCATGCGCAATCGCTCGCCGATGATTCGCGTGCCTGAACGACGAGGCGCGGGCACGCGGCTTGAACTCCGCACACCCGATCCAAGCGCGAATCCCTATCTGGCGCTGACGGTGATGCTTGCCGCCGGTCTCGATGGTGTGGCCACGGAAGCGGACTGGCGAGAACCGATCAACACCAACATCTGGGAGATGTCGTATCGCGAGCGCCGCCGGCTGCGAGTGGACGACCTGCCGCACGACCTGAATGAGGCGTGCGACGAGTTGGAGCGAGACGACGTCTTGACCGCCGCGCTTGGCGAGCATATCGCGCAGCACTTCCTGGCGGCCAAGCGGGCGGAGTGGAGCGAGTACAACCAGCAGGTGACGACGTGGGAGCTGGAACGGTATCTGGCGAAATACTGA
- a CDS encoding zinc ribbon domain-containing protein — translation MTPSNLPGPGAPHSVARFCAECGAALSAGAHFCHRCGTPTAQGPTDLLARPVTVAAALPWTLAGVGLVVLVALLANRAPTGGDTPANQPGMASPPLAGSGTTGSPAGGQPPDIGTLTPSERANRLYVRVMQYAEAGKNDSVARFAPMVLAAHQMLPVPTVDERYHFGRVAEVVGTREIASAQADTILRDNPSSLLGLVLAARAARLNGDAVAAKAFDRRLLAALDRELATQNADYDNHRAEIDQAVADARRPD, via the coding sequence ATGACGCCATCGAATCTTCCTGGACCGGGCGCCCCGCACTCCGTTGCCCGCTTCTGTGCCGAATGCGGTGCCGCCCTGTCGGCGGGCGCACATTTCTGCCATCGCTGCGGCACACCTACAGCGCAGGGGCCGACCGACCTTCTCGCGCGCCCGGTGACAGTGGCGGCCGCACTGCCTTGGACACTCGCTGGCGTCGGACTGGTGGTGCTCGTCGCGCTGTTGGCGAATCGTGCGCCAACCGGGGGTGACACTCCAGCCAACCAACCCGGTATGGCCTCGCCTCCATTGGCGGGCTCAGGGACGACCGGAAGCCCGGCCGGGGGACAGCCGCCCGACATCGGCACCCTGACGCCCTCCGAACGAGCCAATCGTCTCTATGTCCGCGTGATGCAATACGCGGAGGCGGGCAAGAACGACTCCGTTGCCAGATTCGCGCCGATGGTGCTCGCTGCGCACCAAATGCTGCCCGTGCCGACCGTCGACGAGCGCTACCACTTTGGACGAGTCGCCGAGGTCGTCGGGACTCGCGAAATCGCCTCGGCGCAGGCGGACACGATTCTCAGGGACAATCCTTCGTCACTCCTGGGGCTGGTGCTGGCCGCCCGCGCCGCACGGCTCAACGGCGATGCGGTCGCCGCCAAGGCATTCGATCGGCGATTGCTCGCCGCGCTCGACCGGGAGCTCGCGACACAAAACGCCGATTACGACAATCATCGTGCTGAGATCGACCAGGCGGTCGCCGACGCGCGTCGACCCGACTGA